A region of Drosophila mauritiana strain mau12 chromosome 3L, ASM438214v1, whole genome shotgun sequence DNA encodes the following proteins:
- the LOC117139122 gene encoding 2-amino-3-ketobutyrate coenzyme A ligase, mitochondrial produces MSIFSKSLLFRGVGGRHYSAAAQAQLREILGTQLAGIMDAGTFKAERIITSSQSTQITVQGSDKKILNFCANNYLGLANNPEIVEHSQKLLEQYGAGLSSVRFICGTQDIHKQLEKKIAQFHGREDTILYASCFDANAGIFEAILTPEDAVFSDELNHASIIDGIRLCKAKKQRYKHRDLGDLEEQLKASDARLKLIATDGVFSMDGNIAPLARIVELARKYNALVFVDECHATGFFGATGRGTEEYDNVMGEVDIINSTLGKALGGASGGYTTGPAELISFLRQKSRPYLFSNTLPPAVVAVGLKVMDMLLQSSELTQRVQSNTQRFRQAMTKAGFTIAGENHPICPVMLGDARLASKFADEMLTRGIYVIGFSYPVVPQGKARIRVQISAAHTEAEIDRAINAFIEVGRSLKVIQ; encoded by the exons ATGTCAATTTTCTCCAAATCGCTGCTCTTTCGTGGGG TGGGAGGACGCCACTATAGCGCAGCGGCTCAGGCTCAGTTGAGGGAGATCCTGGGCACCCAGCTGGCCGGGATTATGGATGCAGGCACCTTCAAAGCGGAGCGAATCATCACATCTTCGCAGAGCACTCAGATAACCGTGCAAGGCAGCGATAAAAAGATACTCAACTTTTGCGCCAACAACTACTTGGGACTGGCG AACAATCCGGAGATCGTGGAGCACAGCCAGAAGCTGCTGGAGCAGTACGGCGCGGGTCTGAGCTCAGTGCGTTTCATTTGCGGTACGCAGGATATACACAAGCAGCTGGAAAAGAAGATAGCCCAGTTCCATGGGCGCGAGGATACCATTCTGTACGCCTCCTGTTTCGACGCCAATGCCGGTATCTTTGAGGCCATCCTCACACCGGAGGATGCGGTGTTCTCCGATGAACTAAACCACGCATCCATCATTGACGGCATCCGTCTGTGCAAGGCGAAGAAACAGCGCTATAAGCACCGGGACCTGGGCGACTTGGAGGAGCAGCTGAAGGCAAGCGATGCTCGGCTCAAGCTGATCGCCACCGATGGAGTCTTTTCCATGGATGGCAACATCGCACCACTGGCCCGCATCGTTGAGCTTGCTAGGAAATACAATGCCCTGGTGTTTGTGGACGAGTGCCATGCTACGGGCTTCTTTGGCGCCACTGGACGTGGCACCGAGGAGTACGACAATGTCATGGGTGAGGTGGACATCATAAACTCCACACTGGGCAAGGCACTGGGTGGTGCTTCCGGTGGATACACCACTGGACCCGCCGAGCTAATCTCGTTCCTGCGCCAGAAATCCAGGCCGTATCTGTTCTCCAACACCCTGCCGCCAGCAGTTGTTGCCGTTGGCTTGAAGGTAATGGACATGCTCCTCCAATCCAGCGAGCTCACCCAGCGCGTTCAGAGCAACACGCAGCGCTTTAGGCAGGCCATGACAAAGGCTGGATTCACCATAGCCGGCGAGAACCATCCCATCTGCCCTGTTATGCTGGGTGACGCTCGTCTTGCCTCCAAGTTTGCCGATGAGATGCTAA cCCGTGGCATCTATGTCATCGGATTTAGCTATCCGGTGGTTCCTCAGGGAAAGGCACGCATCCGTGTCCAAATCTCCGCTGCCCACACGGAAGCCGAAATCGATCGGGCCATTAATGCATTCATCGAAGTGGGTCGCTCTTTGAAAGTAATCCAGTGA